CTAAAGGGTTAGGGTGGCGCAGTTCTTTTCAGTGTCCACAGGtcccacaggttttttttcctcacttggCTGCAAACCTCTGCAGCTTATCTGTCTCTGGCATCATCATGGCAATATGATGCGAGGACACGCCAAAGCATGAGAGACATGTGTCCAAATATAGCTGCACAACACCCCTCGTCACCCCTTTATAACAATAGTACGGATTAACTGGTCCTGGAAGAATAGTGAGATGTACCTGATAGCCCCTGTGGAAAATTAGTACAACATTAGTTAACTGGGTGGATTCACCATATTCATCATGCCAACTGTAGAAATTGCTACTGGAACTTTGCTGGATACagataaataatatgataatttgGATTACGTGAAGTTTGCATAAATTATGGAATAAAACATATGTTAAATATGCATCGAATAAAATTATtccaaaaattatatttttgctcAAAAGGTACCAGAAGTTGTAACTATGTCTGAGGGGTGAGTATTAACTTCACCTTACAGATTCCCTCATTTTACTGTGTATTATCACTGACCTATCACTGTTTTACACTGTTTCTTGTGGATTcctaaataattaaaaaaatattcttttgtTCACTTTTCATGTCAAATGATGAGGAAGACCGGTgaggaaaaaatgttttgtttcattaatAATCATCAGTATATATTCAGACGTTTTATGAATTTCATCCTTAAAATGACCTTTAAAACCTACATTTATAGttgtatgtaaatgtataaaGTGTGAATTTCTTTGTCACAGAGAAAGCCAAAATATACAGCAACTCGCCGACTGCATTTGAAGGTGAGTCTTGTTGCCCTTGAGGCCATATGTGAACAGTATTTAACAGCATGCTGCATGATTACCCCCGCTGAGGACATTGTGTTTTgtcccctgtccatttgtttgttgtttgtatgtttatttgttagtttgtaaaccagattacacaaaaacactgaacagaTTAGGACAAACTTGGTGGATCCGGAAAGGGCTAATTACATTTTGCTTTGTTATCCTCTAGTCCAAACTGCTGAAGAATGCAGCTTCTATGCTGGTGGctgaaaatgaagagaaaaaacacgAGAAAGAAAGAGTTGTGAACGAGCGTTTCCCTCCACTGAAGCTCTCAGGTCTGTCCGTCCAGGAGCTGCAGGTACTGACTCAACGAGTGAAGCTGATTTGATCATGTTACTTTATTTTCTACAGTATATTCTTCAtggttcttttttctttgcaggATCTTTGTAAAGACCTACATCGTAAGATTGATGTTGTAGATGAAGTACGCTATGATATGGAGGTTAAGGTAGCCAGAAGTGAGACTGAGGTACAGTTGGtaacaaatacaatataaatacatttactgaCCTATCTGGATGAGTTAGTTGGATCGTTGGTTCACCAGTGAGCGTGACGTTTGTTGCACAGATCCAGACACTGAATAACAAGATTGTTGAGCTGAAGGGGGTGAAGCGGCCCAACTTGAAGAGGGTGAAGAAAACGACGGACGACATGCTGGGTGCATACACCGAAACCTCCAAACTCATGAAGGCGGATTTCAAGGTCAACCTGAAGACAGTGAAGAAAGAAGATGACAAGGTAAAGGTGTTGGTGGATAAAAAATCAAGTGGCATAATAAactacagaataaaaaacaaactattgTATCATTACTTTCCAGAGGGAAGAAGTGACCGACTGGCGTAAGAACGTGGAGGCCATGTCTGGTATGGAGGGCAGGAAGAAGCTGTTCAATGCCGGACAATAAGAAGCTGCTCGTGTTAAACAAGACGATGTTAACAACACATTGATTCTAAAGAAAATTTTGAGTTTTCAGTGTTTAATTGCTTTTATAATTAgaaatgtaaagtttttttgtctttatttaagaATTAATGTCCACACAGAAGAAGATTGAAACAGAACTGGTTTGTTGGTGTCAACAGAACAAATATTCAACAAATGCACTTGATTGAATGTAAACCTGTATATAAAGACTGCCACTGTACGCCACTGTAATAATATGAATTTGCATTGAATACTGAAATTGTGTATTTGACTGAAGtaggtttgatttttttttgaagaGCAGTATTCATATTATACAGATGA
This genomic interval from Paralichthys olivaceus isolate ysfri-2021 chromosome 7, ASM2471397v2, whole genome shotgun sequence contains the following:
- the LOC109624439 gene encoding troponin I, slow skeletal muscle-like, with amino-acid sequence MLVAENEEKKHEKERVVNERFPPLKLSGLSVQELQDLCKDLHRKIDVVDEVRYDMEVKVARSETEIQTLNNKIVELKGVKRPNLKRVKKTTDDMLGAYTETSKLMKADFKVNLKTVKKEDDKREEVTDWRKNVEAMSGMEGRKKLFNAGQ